Proteins encoded by one window of Engraulis encrasicolus isolate BLACKSEA-1 chromosome 23, IST_EnEncr_1.0, whole genome shotgun sequence:
- the LOC134440238 gene encoding phospholipase A and acyltransferase 3-like: MAPTLYDDGEKPEVGDLIEIFRGTYQHWAVYIGEGYVIHLAPPSERAQAGAYSMMSVLCDKAIVKKEELWDVVGTDKWQVNNLLDKNYQPRPACTIVQEAESMLNQELPYCVFRGNCEHFATELRYGKAESRQVRKAAEVAVGVGMVTMLGLGAIAVASALFGSSKKERESKQ, translated from the exons ATGGCGCCAACTTTG TATGACGATGGCGAGAAACCGGAGGTTGGTGACCTGATTGAGATCTTCAGAGGAACATACCAGCACTGGGCTGTGTACATTGGGGAGGGTTATGTCATTCACCTAGCGCCGCCCA GTGAGCGGGCACAAGCCGGGGCCTACAGCATGATGTCGGTGCTGTGTGACAAGGCCATCGTGAAGAAGGAGGAGCTTTGGGACGTGGTGGGGACCGACAAGTGGCAAGTCAACAACCTCCTGGACAAGAACTACCAGCCCCGGCCCGCGTGCACTATCGTACAGGAGGCCGAGAGCATGCTGAACCAGGAACTGCCCTACTGCGTCTTCCGGGGCAACTGTGAACACTTTGCCACCGAGCTGCGCTACGGCAAGGCTGAGTCACGCCAG gtGCGCAAGGCGGCGGAGGTGGCGGTGGGGGTTGGGATGGTCACCATGCTCGGCCTGGGAGCCATCGCTGTGGCATCCGCCTTGTTTGGAAGCagcaagaaggagagggagagcaagcaaTGA
- the ints5 gene encoding integrator complex subunit 5, with protein sequence MTAMQTTHSHTPQSTYSPHELALEIKAFISGVDQTQGRKLSVRDHARCAVRLLCTVPACRGAVLEHLRGVYDEYVAAFLQDLEMERDGEGGGSSLDSNLEDVIKEIHSVLLEFIRLNPKAWAPLVATWAVDLLGQLSSKHAGRRAAPHSSSLNELLQLWMSCAATRSLMEIYSQCLAAMLAWCPDACVDALLDTSVQHSPHFDWVVAHIGSAFPDTIISRVLACGLKDFCSHGHHPPGLGAEMGGPGARASPTASLSGIGGGGGGGGMDKSNRVPKIGSVVGILGHLASRHSDSIKREILRMLHDSMSPPSSQPPPSSAPSGSSWETSPHLRRAAVPFLLQLIALSPTLLGAVSAELVDSLRPPVLLQLHSQLQALPREELENLLGLAVHLISQFPAGGAKVLRFLADTATPSSVIISGPSPSPHEGVRESCDRLLQMLLMHLHKLVYSRPDGDEPYAHSSSSSYSSSSSSSSSVPSTTRVIPFLDELQGHIADLCGETLRLERKRHLWLHQLLCLLSVYGGPSVATEALCHLLTLARNPEELALASQLHAPLSGTLPGLIPAAVARCVAQIHTQNLSSRELSQLLNNLATAVQSQEDDRKGGAGGVGGGGGGGGGGGGLGGGPSAAAAASAQASMSVQVGAAVSNHLHDFCPLLLHGDHLVSRAAARLLSCSQLPRSASPAHMLVIARAAVAHFFLALRQRGLGVGGGGARDGGRGSNESVTYSMRLLSRLAAYSPLTLKAVLQQLVEGALHRGHADLFGGQTTGEDGTISPSAVPDMGPSLLDINCKFGTTVNFSGSVWSVFHTGVIGKGLKPPNMSTQLDPDKVTQNLQTLLAVTVQCCSAAGGGSGGNAGNGSATGPSNGGRFKQQTVDLDEPAPINAEAAKAIAVALVENICPEVTNGELAWPPEEHAKTTVERDIHIRRVFEANPILFHLLRVVAAGRPALCYCSVVLRGLLATLLSHWESSREPLVVDSPWHLQASCLLVSCMGEGQLLPPVLSNIHELFPHLTPFEVRLLLEGVWEYMRGNSPMPQKFTFSAEKGLFYRDFSRDGDVARYMAPIHSVLHKNIDQLGHLCWRFQV encoded by the exons ATGACAGCGATGCAGaccacgcacagtcacacacctcAAAGTACATACAG TCCCCATGAACTGGCTTTGGAGATAAAGGCCTTCATCAGCGGGGTCGACCAGACGCAGGGACGCAAGCTCAGCGTGCGCGACCATGCCCGCTGTGCCGTCCGACTGCTGTGCACGGTGCCCGCGTGCCGTGGCGCCGTGTTGGAGCACCTACGGGGCGTGTACGACGAGTACGTCGCGGCCTTTCTGCAAGACCTCGAGATGGAGCGCGACG GTGAGGGTGGCGGCAGCAGCCTGGATTCTAACCTGGAGGATGTGATCAAGGAGATCCACTCAGTGCTGTTGGAGTTCATCCGTCTGAACCCCAAGGCCTGGGCCCCCCTGGTGGCCACCTGGGCTGTGGACCTGCTGGGCCAGCTGAGCAGCAAGCATGCCGGGCGGAGGGCAGCACCCCACTCCTCAAG CCTTAACGAGCTGCTGCAGCTGTGGATGTCCTGCGCCGCCACCCGCTCCCTGATGGAGATCTACTCGCAGTGCCTGGCGGCCATGTTGGCCTGGTGCCCGGACGCCTGCGTGGACGCCCTGCTGGACACCTCCGTGCAGCACTCGCCGCACTTCGACTGGGTGGTGGCGCACATCGGCTCCGCCTTCCCCGACACCATCATCAGCCGCGTGCTCGCCTGCGGCCTCAAGGACTTCTGCTCGCACGGCCACCACCCGCCGGGGTTGGGGGCTGAGATGGGTGGCCCGGGGGCCAGGGCCAGCCCAACGGCCTCCCTGTccggaataggaggaggaggaggaggaggaggcatggaCAAGAGCAACCGAGTTCCCAAAATAGGCTCAGTGGTGGGCATTCTCGGCCACTTAGCCTCGCGCCACTCGGACAGCATCAAACGAGAGATCCTGAGGATGTTGCACGACAGCATGTCCCCGCCGTCGTCCCAGCCCCCGCCCAGCAGTGCGCCGTCTGGGAGCAGCTGGGAGACCTCGCCGCACCTCCGCCGGGCGGCCGTGCCCTTCCTCCTCCAGCTCATCGCCCTCTCGCCAACCCTGCTGGGCGCCGTGTCCGCCGAGCTGGTGGACTCGCTCCGGCCGCCGGTGCTGCTGCAGCTGCACTCCCAGCTGCAGGCTCTGCCGCGGGAGGAGCTGGAGAACCTCCTGGGCCTGGCCGTGCACCTGATCAGCCAGTTCCCCGCCGGCGGCGCCAAGGTGTTGCGCTTCCTGGCCGACACGGCCACGCCGTCCTCCGTCATCATCTCGGGCCCGTCGCCGTCGCCGCACGAGGGGGTGCGCGAGAGCTGCGACCGCCTCCTGCAGATGCTGCTGATGCACCTCCACAAGCTGGTCTACAGCCGGCCCGACGGAGACGAACCCTACGCCCACTCGtcatcttcctcctactcctcctcctcctcctcgtcatcgtCGGTGCCGTCCACCACGCGGGTCATCCCCTTCCTGGACGAGCTCCAGGGCCACATCGCCGACCTCTGCGGCGAGACGCTGCGGCTGGAGCGCAAACGCCACCTCTGGCTGCACCAGCTGCTGTGCCTGCTGTCCGTCTACGGCGGCCCCAGCGTGGCCACCGAGGCCCTGTGCCACCTCCTCACCCTGGCCCGCAACCCCGAGGAGCTGGCGCTGGCCTCGCAGCTCCACGCGCCGCTCTCCGGCACGCTGCCGGGCCTGATCCCGGCCGCCGTGGCCCGCTGCGTGGCCCAGATCCACACGCAGAACCTCAGCAGCCGCGAGCTCAGCCAGCTGCTCAACAACCTGGCCACGGCAGTGCAGAGCCAGGAGGACGACCGCAAGGGAGGtgcaggtggtgttggtggtggtggtggaggaggtggtggtggaggaggtcttGGTGGTGgtccatctgctgctgctgctgcgtcagCGCAGGCCTCCATGTCCGTCCAAGTCGGCGCGGCTGTCTCCAACCACCTCCACGACTTCTGCCCGTTGCTCCTGCACGGCGATCACCTCGTCTCCAGAGCCGCGGCTCGACTGCTATCGTGCAGCCAGCTCCCGCGCAGCGCCTCCCCGGCCCACATGCTGGTGATCGCCAGGGCCGCCGTGGCCCACTTCTTCCTGGCCCTGCGGCAGAGGGGCCTGGGCGTGGGCGGCGGCGGGgcgagggacggagggaggggcAGCAACGAGTCGGTGACCTATTCCATGCGGCTGTTGTCCAGGCTGGCCGCTTACTCCCCGCTCACCCTCAAGGCGGTGCTCCAGCAGCTGGTGGAGGGCGCGCTGCACAGGGGCCACGCCGATCTGTTCGGGGGCCAAACCACGGGGGAAGACGGGACCATCTCGCCCTCGGCCGTCCCGGACATGGGTCCGTCACTGTTGGACATCAACTGCAAGTTTGGCACCACCGTGAACTTCTCGGGCAGCGTGTGGTCGGTGTTCCACACCGGCGTGATCGGGAAAGGCCTGAAGCCCCCCAACATGTCCACGCAACTGGACCCGGACAAGGTCACCCAAAACCTGCAGACGTTGCTGGCCGTCACGGTGCAGTGCTGCAGCGCGGCCGGAGGCGGCTCGGGGGGCAACGCCGGCAACGGGTCGGCGACGGGACCCTCCAACGGCGGCCGCTTCAAGCAGCAAACCGTCGACCTGGACGAACCCGCCCCGATAAACGCCGAAGCGGCCAAGGCCATCGCCGTGGCTCTGGTGGAGAACATCTGCCCGGAGGTGACCAACGGGGAGCTGGCGTGGCCGCCCGAAGAGCACGCCAAGACCACGGTGGAGCGGGACATCCACATACGCCGCGTCTTCGAGGCCAACCCCATCCTGTTTCACCTGCTGCGCGTGGTGGCGGCAGGGCGGCCTGCCCTCTGCTACTGCTCCGTGGTGCTCAGGGGACTCCTCGCCACCCTCCTGTCCCACTGGGAGTCCTCTCGGGAGCCCCTGGTGGTGGACTCCCCCTGGCACCTCCAGGCCTCCTGCCTGCTGGTCTCCTGCATGGGGGAGGGCCAGCTCCTGCCCCCCGTCCTCAGCAACATTCACGAGCTcttcccccacctcaccccctttGAGGTCAGGCTGCTGCTGGAGGGTGTATGGGAGTACATGCGCGGCAACAGCCCCATGCCCCAGAAGTTCACCTTCAGCGCGGAGAAAGGACTCTTCTATCGGGATTTCTCCCGGGACGGAGACGTGGCACGTTACATGGCCCCCATTCACAGCGTCCTGCATAAGAACATTGACCAGCTCGGCCACCTGTGCTGGAGGTTCCAGGTTTGA